In the genome of Triticum urartu cultivar G1812 chromosome 5, Tu2.1, whole genome shotgun sequence, one region contains:
- the LOC125507033 gene encoding uncharacterized protein LOC125507033 produces MPVHESNYPDADPVIFCLDNQSECTRNHVDVAAARHHLKLLTETNLTSNAVVHQAAPSEISVEDNQQSISQHRSALVKQVCSLETGTVSLDCDNSDGDINVISRRLPDQNGTCIAGDKLCSSSHNATNSPEKSKQSYPSMDIPQDKISDALDDELLSKDGKATEPVSNLVQELNEHPIGRVTPTAPRTSYHRNRFTSISRTFGDGSKLWPEDNMSTGSASGSKKTRTHVSYSVSPRSDELGSKHKGHFRKIQPHNIAKTNGSKRLPDNTRSGESSPESLACVANVLVTVGDRGWREYDTQITIHTDGQSDRSICVRLAEGKKYVHKVSQVLQPGATNRYTHAILWKGGPEWYLEFPDRSQWSIFKQMHDECYSHNIRAASVKNIPIPGVRLVEGHDDNDVVSFVRPQDYLCHIGPDVEMALDESRVIYDMDSDDEEWISGWRKSQRDKNNTISELTEDLFEKIMDKFEKFAHTHNCSALTIDQIKELDVDNAPLDITEVIHDHWHDKRQKKGMPLVRHFQPVMWKIYAQQLQEWESAVNRMQGSSNGYQGKRPPSKPALFAFCLKPRGLRLQVSKGPKQRSHKKLMYSGCHSFSREQDGFYRQASGRKNGEYVGDGRTYESYDGGSLNSPTGYSPRFSMRTDSPRTSDASDRGSTPRFRTNSMKRNASFAFSEDHQPSPSFRSQKIRRGGVPDHWNTAIHEYQNSKQAPQSHRVDVEELKLRDATSAAQHAATMARLKREKAHCLMHKADLALHKASVAVMIADAIKASSRDSSRAADSRRDDGR; encoded by the exons AATCTAATTATCCTGATGCTGATCCTGTCATATTTTGTCTTGATAATCAAAGTGAATGTACTCGAAATCATGTGGACGTGGCAGCTGCACGTCATCACCTAAAGCTGCTCACTGAAACCAACTTAACTTCCAATGCTGTAGTTCACCAGGCTGCTCCTTCTGAAATTTCTGTAGAAGATAATCAGCAGTCTATTTCACAACATAGATCTGCTTTGGTTAAGCAGGTTTGTTCCTTGGAGACGGGTACCGTAAGTCTGGATTGTGACAACAGTGATGGTGATATCAATGTGATAAGCAGAAGGTTGCCAGATCAAAATGGGACTTGCATAGCTGGTGACAAACTTTGTTCTTCCAGTCATAATGCTACAAACTCTCCAGAGAAATCTAAACAAAGTTACCCTTCCATGGATATTCCTCAAGATAAGATATCTGATGCTCTGGATGATGAGTTACTTAGCAAAGATGGCAAAGCCACAGAGCCTGTATCTAACTTGGTTCAGGAATTGAATGAACATCCAATTGGTCGTGTCACACCAACTGCCCCAAGGACGTCCTACCATCGGAACAGGTTTACATCCATATCACGCACATTTGGAGATGGTTCAAAATTATGGCCAGAAGATAACATGTCAACTGGCAGTGCTAGTGGTTCTAAGAAAACACGAACCCATGTTTCATACTCAGTTTCTCCTAGAAGTGATGAACTAGGATCAAAACACAAAGGACATTTCCGCAAGATACAACCTCACAACATCGCCAAGACTAATGGTTCAAAGAGGCTTCCTGATAATACTAGAAGTGGGGAGAGCAGCCCGGAGTCATTGGCTTGTGTTGCAAATGTCCTGGTAACAGTTGGTGATAGAGGATGGAGGGAATATGATACTCAGATCACAATTCACACCGATGGGCAGAGTGATCGAAGTATCTGTGTGAGGCTTGCTGAAGGAAAGAAGTATGTTCACAAAGTTTCTCAAGTTTTGCAGCCTGGTGCTACTAACCGCTATACGCATGCTATTTTGTGGAAAGGGGGCCCTGAATGGTACCTAGAATTTCCTGACAGAAGCCAGTGGTCGATTTTCAAACAAATGCATGATGAATGCTATAGTCATAACATCAGAGCTGCATCTGTTAAAAACATTCCAATCCCTGGTGTCCGCTTGGTTGAAGGTCATGACGATAATGatgttgtatcgtttgtgcgccCCCAAGATTATCTTTGCCATATCGGGCCAGATGTTGAAATGGCTCTTGACGAATCCCGTGTGATATATGACATGGATAGTGATGATGAAGAGTGGATTTCAGGATGGAGGAAGTCTCAGCGAGATAAGAACAACACTATATCTGAGTTAACAGAGGATTTGTTTGAGAAGATCATGGACAAATTTGAGAAATTTGCACATACCCATAACTGCAGTGCGCTCACCATTGATCAGATTAAGGAACTAGATGTTGATAATGCACCGCTGGACATCACTGAAGTGATACATGATCATTGGCATGACAAGAGGCAGAAGAAGGGAATGCCGCTTGTTCGACATTTTCAG CCTGTTATGTGGAAGATTTATGCTCAGCAGCTACAGGAATGGGAATCGGCAGTAAACAGAATGCAGGGTTCATCAAATGGGTACCAAGGAAAGAGGCCGCCCTCCAAACCTGCACTCTTTGCCTTCTGTTTGAAACCTCGTGGACTCCGGCTTCAGGTATCCAAGGGACCGAAGCAGAGATCACATAAGAAGCTTATGTACTCTGGATGCCACAGCTTTTCGAGAGAGCAGGATGGCTTTTACCGACAAG CTTCAGGCCGGAAAAACGGCGAATATGTTGGGGATGGGAGGACATATGAATCCTATGACGGTGGTTCTCTTAATTCACCAACAGGGTACTCCCCCAGGTTCTCTATGAGAACAGATTCCCCTCGCACGTCTGATGCTTCGGACAGAGGTTCTACTCCAAGATTCAGGACTAACAGTATGAAAAGGAATGCAAGCTTTGCATTCTCTGAGGATCACCAACCGTCCCCGTCCTTCCGCAGCCAGAAAATAAGGCGAGGAGGCGTGCCTGATCACTGGAACACTGCAATCCATGAGTACCAGAACTCGAAGCAGGCGCCCCAGAGCCACCGTGTGGACGTCGAGGAGCTCAAGCTGCGTGACGCCACGAGCGCCGCGCAGCACGCCGCGACGATGGCCAGGCTCAAGAGGGAGAAGGCCCATTGCCTGATGCACAAGGCGGACCTCGCCCTCCACAAGGCCTCGGTGGCCGTCATGATCGCGGACGCGATCAAGGCGTCCAGCAGGGACTCGTCGCGGGCGGCTGACAGCAGGAGGGACGACGGGCGGTGA